AACGCGAATGTTTTTGCCTGGTGTTATAGCCGTATGGGTGATTGGATACCCGAACTGGTACATAATGGCTGCAATCCTCGCATCATGTTGGATTACTCTGGTAACTTACTGTGGGGAATTCAGCAAATGGGACGCAATGATATTATCGACAATTTGAAAAAGCTAGCTTGCGACCTTCAATATCAGCCTCATGTCGAATTCTTGGGAACCATGTGGAGTCATGCAGTTATTCCTTCTACCCCCATTCCCGACATCAAACTGCATATTCGGGCGTGGCAGCAGTATTTTGCCGCGATTTTTGGTTACGATGCCCTGCAACGAGTAAAAGGTTTCTCACCACCAGAGATGCACTTACCCAATCATCCCGATACCCTGTACGAATACATTAAAGCTTTAAAAGAATGTGGCTATCGCTGGCTATTGGTACAGGAACATTCTGTAGAAAGGTTAGATGGTTCGGGACTGCACCACGATGATAAATATATTCCCAATCGTCTTGTCGCTCGTAATTCCAACGGCGAAACTATTAGTATTACTGCATTGATTAAAACTCAAGGTTCGGATACCAAATTAGTCGCTCAAATGCAGCCCTATCACGAAGCTAAAGGCAGAAACAGACAGCAAATTGGTAATGTCTCCGTACCTGGTTGCGTTTCTCAAATAGCCGATGGCGAAAATGGCGGCGTAATGATGAACGAGTATGCCCGTGATTTTCAACCTGTTTGGTATGAAATTAAAGATAACAGCGACGTAGTCGGGCTAAACGGTACGGAATATATCGAACTAATTGAAGCTGCTGGAGCCGCTCCCAATAATTATCCCATCTGTCAGGCAGCAGGACAACACAAAATCTGGCAAAAAGTAGATCCCGATACAGCCACACCAGAAGCAGTAGCTAAGGCTATCGAAGAATTGACCGCTACCGACGACCGATTTCATACCGATGGTGCGTCCTGGACGGATGACTTAAGCTGGGTCAAAGGTTATGAAAATGTTCTCGAACCGATGAATCAACTCAGTGCCATGTTTCATACCAAATACGATTCTCTGGTAGCTGAAGATCCAGAAATTACTAAAAGTGCCGAGTATCAAGAAGCACTGCTATATGTCTTGCTACTTGAAACTAGCTGTTTTCGCTATTGGGGACAGGGTACCTGGACTGATTATGCACGGAAATTGTATCAAAGTGGTAAAGCTTTATTGAAATAGTTAATTAGTTGGGCAAATATAGAAAACAATCTGACATAACTTATTTATACTGGTAACAACTCTAGGTAATATACTTGGAGCAAAATCAAAATATTGTAAGTATCAAACATTTTAACTTTTATGTACACAATTTTAGATACAGTTAATTTACTCAATGTATCTATTCATAATATTACTGCTAATGAACTACTAGAAGACTTAAGTGTTAATGGCGGGGTAGTGGTAACTCCTAACGTCGATCATTTAGTTAAATTGCAAAGCGATCTGGAATTACTTAAAGCATATTATCATTCTGACTATCGAGTTTGTGATAGTAAAATAATTCAGTATATTTCCTATTTTCTTGGCAGTCCAATTAAAGAAAAAATTTCAGGCTCGGACTTTTTTCCTGCTTTTTGTAAATATAACCAACACAACGAAAAAATCAAAATATTTTTGTTAGGTGGTAAGCCAGGAGTCGCCCAACAAGCCCAAGTAAAAATCAATCAAAAAATTGGTAGAAATATTATTGTTGACTCTCTATCACCTTCTTTTGGATTTGAAAAAAACGAACTAGAATGTCAAGAAATCATCGATCGCATCAATGCTTCTCAAGCTAACGTGTTAGCAATTGGGGTGGGCGCACCAAAACAGGAAAAATGGATTGCTAAATACAAACATAAGTTAAATAAAATCGATATCTTTTTGGCTATTGGCGCGACTATTGATTTTGAGGCAGGTCACAAATCCAGAGCACCCAAATGGATGAGCCAATGTGGTTTAGAGTGGCTTTATCGCCTCTATAGCGAACCCCAGCGGCTGTGGAAGAGATATTTAGTTGACAGTTTGCCTTTTTTCTGGTCGGTGGGCAAACAAAAGTTTGCTTGCTATCGATTTCCTTACGAACTCAAAATTCAATGTTTGCCTTTAGGAGAATTATTACAGCAGGCAGGCTTGCTATCATCTAGCCAAATCAGACAAACTTTGCGTCTGCAAGCCAATAGCAATTGTTATCGCTTTGGTGAATTAGTAGTTCGACAGGGGTATCTCAACTCAAAAACAGTCGATTTTTTTGCCGCTGAATTACCACAGCTAATTGAATTCGACTGTCAACTGCGTTTGGGAGAATACTTAAATAAAGCGGGATTGCTCGATCGCGACCAAGTTGCCGAGGCTTTAGAATATCAAAGATTAACTGAGAAAAAGTTTGGGGAGATTATTATTCAAAAAGGATGGATTAATCTCGTGACTCTAAAATGGTTTATCGAACTACAAAAACAACTGGTACGGGTTGCTAGTAACAAAGAGCTAGAAGTTCAAATAGCTAGATAAAAAAAGCATAAGACAATAGGATTACTATATTGATTTTTATATACTCGCTCGTGCGATCGCTAAATGGCTAGGGCTATTATAATACTGTAGTTAGTTGGTTAAAATTAGCAATTTACTATTTAGTCAAACAAAATCAATCTTTATTTATCGATCGCCAGTAAATAATCTACTCGATCGCAGATAAAGAGCGGTTAGCCCATATATATATTTAGTATCTGTAACCATACAAACGACTAAATTTTTAAAAATAACTTAGTTTGACGAATCATTTAGTACTTCCTATGAATCGAGTCGTATCACCTATGTCTATCGACTATAGTTCGCTCCAGTCGCTAACAGAAATTACGCCTATTACTGCCGAAAAATTTGGCGATGTAGTTGCCCTGCACGATCCCCATAGCAAACCCGAAGTAAAAATAACCTATCGCGAGTTAAACAGGCAAGTTGGGTATTTTGCGGCTGGTTTACAGGCATTGGGATTAAAACCCCAGGATAAGGTGGCATTTTTTGCTGACAATAGCCCCCGTTGGTTTATTGGCGATCGCGCTATTATGACCGCAGGAGGAGTAGATGTAGTGCGTTCTGCTGGTGCAGAACAGCAAGAATTAGTTTATATTCTGCAAAACAGCGATAGTACTAGTTTAGTCGTCGAAAACCTTAAAATATGGACTAAATTACGTTCTCAACTAAAGGATTTATCTTTACAGTTTGTTATTTTACTTTCAGACGAACAACCAGAGTCAACCGAATCGCTTAAAGTTCTCAACTACCAACAGTTAATCGATTTAGGCAAAGAAAGTCAATTGCAGTCGGTGCAGCAAGACAAACAAACTTTGGCAACTTTACTATACACTTCAGGAACAACGGGTAAACCCAAAGGTGTCATGCTCACTCATGGCAATTTATTACATCAGGTAAACGCGATCGAAACCATATTTCAACCGCAAGCAGGAGACAAGTTACTATCTATTCTTCCTAGTTGGCACGCTTACGAAAGAGCGGGGGAATACTTCTTTTTAGCTCATGGCTGTACTCAAATTTATACTAATATTCGCTACTTTAAAAAAGATTTAACCGAACATAAACCCGTATACATGATGGGTGTACCCCGTCTTTGGGAATCACTGCACGACGGAATTCAAAAACAGCTAAAAGAACAATCGCCATCGCAACAAAAGCTAGTTAAATTTTTCCTCGATCGCTCGGAACGCTATATTATTGCCAAACGTATTGCTAACAACGCTAGTTTAGACCATTTTAAAGTTTCTGGTTTGGCAAGAGCGAACGCTAGATTAGAAGCGATCGCCCTCGCACCAGTACACAAGTTAGCAGACCGCCTGGTGTATCGTAAAATACGTGCGGCAGTAGGTGGTATTGAAGCCGTTTGTAGTGGCGGTGGTTCTTTAGCTCGCTATCTCGATGATTTTTACGAAACAATTGGAATTGATGTTTTTGTAGGCTATGGCTTATCAGAAACTTCTCCAATTACTAACGCTCGTACTCCAGTTCACAATGTTAGGGGAACTGCTGGCAAACCGCTACCAGAAACTGAAATTAAAATTGTCGATCCTCAAACTCGTGAAACTTTACCGCAAGGAGAAACGGGTTTGGTATTGATTCGGGGAACTCAAGTGATGCAAGGTTACTATAACAATCTTGAAGCAACAGCTAAGGCAATCGATTCGGAAGGCTGGTTCGATAGTGGCGATCTCGGTTGGGTGACACCAGATAACGATTTGGTACTTACAGGTAGAGCCAAAGATACCATTGTGTTGACCAACGGCGAGAATATCGAACCGCAACCAATAGAAGATGCCTGCGTTCGCAGTATTTATATCGAGCAAATTATGCTAGTCGGACAAGACCAGAGATCGCTCGGTGCCTTAATCGTTCCCAATATTGATAATCTTCAGCAGTGGGCAAAAGAACAAAATATCGATTTTCAACAGAGTGAATCATCTCAAGGTATAAACTCTGCTAATTTAAATAATCCAGCCATAGAAAATCTATATCGTAGCGAACTGAATCGAGAAATCAAAAATCGTCCTGGCTATCGCGCCGACGATCTTGTTAAAACTTTTCGCCTGATTTTAGAACCATTTTCTATTGAAGCAGGCACTATGACTCAAACCCTCAAAATCAAACGTCCTGTAGTTAGAGAACGATATCGAGACATAATTGAGGAGATGTTTGCTGAAAAGTAATAACCGTACTTGCAAATAACAGTTTGTTATTCGGCAAAAAAAGATGACATTCAATTTAAATTCAGTTACAAGTAAAAAGATTAAAAGTTCGGGAAGTAACAAATTTTAAATTTACAACTTTCTGTAATCTTTACGCTGTGATTTACTCAACTTAAGAACTAAGCAAAATAAAACTATGGATTACGCAACTGCAAGCTTGATGTTAAAACGTCCCGTGACTGTAAAAGCGATCGTGACCACGAGATGGAAAGAAGAAGTTCAACAACAACTGCAAAATCAAGTATCTCAATTAGACAAACAGATGCAGCAACTCGATATGCAGGGCAAAAGAACTATCGAGGAAATCAATAAACAAGCCAAACAGCCTGCAAATCCGCAAATATCCAAACAGATTGAAAGTGTTCAAACTCAGGTCAATCAAAAAAAGAGCGAGATCTTAAATAAGAAAAATCAGATTTTACAGCAGCTACAGCAGATACAGCTTTTAGAATTAGAGCAAGAAGTAGTACAGGCTCAAATGGAAAGCTTCTTTAGACTGGAAAAAGGAGATAACCTGGTTAAAAAAATGAACGTTGAAGTTGTGATCAAAGACGGAGTAGTAGAAGAAATTCGCGGCGAACTTTAAACTGTAGGGACGTTTATAACGTCCCCATCCAGTCAAGCTAGCAATCTAAGTAAATAGACCTATTTAACTCCAGATCTTTCTCTGGGACAATATTGATTATTACGTTCGTTTTGTAATGAGGAGTCGAAATTGAATAGTAATGGAAGTGCCTCCAAGCTGGCTAAAGTAATTTGTCTGGGAGAAATATTGTTCGATCTCCTCGCCAACCAGATAGGAAAATCTATGGAAGAAGTAGATTCTTGGACGGCATATCCAGGAGGCGCACCAGCCAATGTTGCTTGCGCTTTAGTTAAATTAGGTACTCCTGCTGCTTTTATCGGCTGTGTGGGCAAAGATACTGAAGGCGACGAGTTAGTAAAGCTTTTAGAGACTGTAGGCGTAGATGTATCTGGAGTACAACATTCCCAGGATGCTCCAACCAGACAAGTGTATGTAGTTCGCTCGACAAAAGGCGATCGCACTTTTGCCGGCTTTGGCGATCGCCAGCCTGATAAGTTTGCCGATGCCTATCTTCAAGCCGATAAATTACCGCCCAAACTATTTTTAGATGCCGAATTTTTAGTAATTGGCACTCTGGAATTAGCTTATCCTCAAACTCGCGCCGCAGTATTTCGTGCTTTAGAACTAGCAGAAGAATATCATCTCAAAGTAATTTTAGATGTTAACTGGCGAGGAATGTTTTGGCAGGACGAATCGGAAGCTTTGCCTTTAATTAACCAACTTTGGGAATATGTCGATTTTCTCAAGTTAGCAGATGAAGAAGCAAGATGGCTGTTTGATACTGCTGATGCTGGAGCTATATACTATCGACTCGATTCGGTAGAAGGAGTTTTGGTCAGTAATGGTGATGCTGAAGTTAGCTACTGCTTGAGCGATAATGAAGGTTTTGTAACTCCGTTTAAAATCGAGGTTGAAGATACTACAGGAGCGGGCGATGCTTTTTTAGCTGGCTTTATCCATCAAATATGCCAAAAAGGAATTAAAAGTTTGAACGATCGCGCCGTTGCCCAAGAAGTAGTGACATATGCCTGTGCGGTTGGTGGCTTAACCGCAACTAAATCGGGAGCGATTTCTGCTCAACCCCTGCTAACTGAGGTTGAGTCTTTTCTCCAGCAAAATTCTAGTGCGCTCTAAAAAATCAGAAAGAGAGCCAACGACTTGCCGGGTTTCGTCTTGACTCTCTTAATCTGGTTCGCTCCTCACACGCCAAAGATACTAAACAAACATGGAATGTTTGTCAAGGTTTTTTCAAAATTTAATTTAAAGTTCTCTCAACGCTACTACTCTAAGTTCGGTCTGAAGTAGTTTTTGTAAAAAGTATTGTACTAAAGCGAGTAAGCCCAAACGAGCGATCGCTTGCTGAGGATGCTTCCGCTTGACCGCACCAAAAGTTTGACATCTGGCTTCAAAAGCTAACATTGCCTCGCTGAGATCAAAAGCTATTTTAAGCAAATTATTTTTATTAGTTAATTCTTCAACTGTTTTTAGTACTTGAAACAATAACCTGTATTCTGTAGGATGAGTTAAATAAAAATTACCTGTTGTGTCAAACCAAGAGAGTGATTCTGGCTGGACTATTTGCCAAGTTGAAGTTAAAAAAGGACGTTTTTTCAACCGAATCAGTTTTTCTCGTTCTCCCAAAGCCAACCAAGAACAGCAACGAGCATGAGCGTACTGTATTGAAAAATAATTCGGCATTAAATCGACTTTTGTTAGTGAAGCATCTATAGTAGAAAGTTGGCAATTGTTTGCTTTGGCAATCTCCGAATTTAACCAGCAGGCTAAAGTCAAATCTTCACAGTAAAAGTCAATTTGTCCTGCCGTTACTACTACTCTAAATTCTAAACTCGCCTCACTCTGCTTAAAGGCGATCGAAGCTAATAAATCGATTAATTCTTTAGCAACAATTATTGGTGATAAATCTACATATTTAGCAAGAGCAAAAGCAATTGTACATCGGTACACAATTTTTGAAGAACGAGCGAATAAGGATAAAATTTTGCGATCGAGTAAAGCATGAATTAACTCTGGATCGATAGCAATATCTTTGGTTTGCCAATATAAATCGATTGCTCGGCGTAAATTTTGTGTTAGCGATATTTTAATCAGATTTTGTTTTATATCTTGAAGTTTAGAAAAATTAATAGAAAAAGTATTCATTGATACGTCATTATTCATAGTAGAATTAATACTTATTCGATCTATCATTTTGCCTGTTCAATATGCACTTCTCCGATTCATCATCTGAGACATCTCGCCCTTTTTCAACTTGGCAAAGTATTACTGATTGGGCGCAAGAACATTATAGAGATCGTATTTTTAATAAAGACGAGCGTATTCCGACTCGTCCCGAATTGATATATTTGGTAGGCAAAGGAGCGATTCGTCTGGTTGGTACGCCAGCAAAAACCACTGAAGTTTCTACAGAATTATCTGATGAATTGATAGCAGAAGCCTTTCTTGGTTTTGTTGGTGCAGGTCAACCTTTTGAAACTGTAGAACAGGCAGCTTTTGTAATTCAAGCATACGCTCACGTAGATCGTACTCAAGTAATCTGGCTTTACTGGCGAGATTTAGAGAATTGGCCTCATTTTCGTCAAGAAGTAGAGCGAGCATTTCGCTATCAACATCAGCGTAAATTATTGTGGCTTACCGCTTTAGGACAAAGAAAGACTATAGATAGGTTAGCCAGTTTTTTGATGCTATTAATTGAAGAGTACGGTAAAGCAGAACCACAGGGTTACTGCTTGCCCTATACTCTGACTCACGCTCAAATAGGTAGTGCAATTGGCTCGACTCGCGTTACAGTAACTCGTTTGATGGGAAAGCTGCGCCGTCAAGGCTTAATTTTTCCAGGGGATGATAACTCGATTTGCATACCTAAAACCAAACTCGATCGCGGCTTATGAACAAATAGCAAAGTCCGACCGAATCAATATTTTAGAAGATTATAATTGCCGTTACTAGCAAAAATTTTTAAAATCTTCTGTTTTAAATATAAAATATATCTTAAGATTAACAGGTAAGAAATTAATTTTTCTTAAACTACACCCAATAAAATGACGCAG
This window of the Myxosarcina sp. GI1 genome carries:
- a CDS encoding YlqD family protein; protein product: MDYATASLMLKRPVTVKAIVTTRWKEEVQQQLQNQVSQLDKQMQQLDMQGKRTIEEINKQAKQPANPQISKQIESVQTQVNQKKSEILNKKNQILQQLQQIQLLELEQEVVQAQMESFFRLEKGDNLVKKMNVEVVIKDGVVEEIRGEL
- a CDS encoding long-chain fatty acid--CoA ligase, which gives rise to MSIDYSSLQSLTEITPITAEKFGDVVALHDPHSKPEVKITYRELNRQVGYFAAGLQALGLKPQDKVAFFADNSPRWFIGDRAIMTAGGVDVVRSAGAEQQELVYILQNSDSTSLVVENLKIWTKLRSQLKDLSLQFVILLSDEQPESTESLKVLNYQQLIDLGKESQLQSVQQDKQTLATLLYTSGTTGKPKGVMLTHGNLLHQVNAIETIFQPQAGDKLLSILPSWHAYERAGEYFFLAHGCTQIYTNIRYFKKDLTEHKPVYMMGVPRLWESLHDGIQKQLKEQSPSQQKLVKFFLDRSERYIIAKRIANNASLDHFKVSGLARANARLEAIALAPVHKLADRLVYRKIRAAVGGIEAVCSGGGSLARYLDDFYETIGIDVFVGYGLSETSPITNARTPVHNVRGTAGKPLPETEIKIVDPQTRETLPQGETGLVLIRGTQVMQGYYNNLEATAKAIDSEGWFDSGDLGWVTPDNDLVLTGRAKDTIVLTNGENIEPQPIEDACVRSIYIEQIMLVGQDQRSLGALIVPNIDNLQQWAKEQNIDFQQSESSQGINSANLNNPAIENLYRSELNREIKNRPGYRADDLVKTFRLILEPFSIEAGTMTQTLKIKRPVVRERYRDIIEEMFAEK
- a CDS encoding carbohydrate kinase, which encodes MNSNGSASKLAKVICLGEILFDLLANQIGKSMEEVDSWTAYPGGAPANVACALVKLGTPAAFIGCVGKDTEGDELVKLLETVGVDVSGVQHSQDAPTRQVYVVRSTKGDRTFAGFGDRQPDKFADAYLQADKLPPKLFLDAEFLVIGTLELAYPQTRAAVFRALELAEEYHLKVILDVNWRGMFWQDESEALPLINQLWEYVDFLKLADEEARWLFDTADAGAIYYRLDSVEGVLVSNGDAEVSYCLSDNEGFVTPFKIEVEDTTGAGDAFLAGFIHQICQKGIKSLNDRAVAQEVVTYACAVGGLTATKSGAISAQPLLTEVESFLQQNSSAL
- a CDS encoding WecB/TagA/CpsF family glycosyltransferase gives rise to the protein MYTILDTVNLLNVSIHNITANELLEDLSVNGGVVVTPNVDHLVKLQSDLELLKAYYHSDYRVCDSKIIQYISYFLGSPIKEKISGSDFFPAFCKYNQHNEKIKIFLLGGKPGVAQQAQVKINQKIGRNIIVDSLSPSFGFEKNELECQEIIDRINASQANVLAIGVGAPKQEKWIAKYKHKLNKIDIFLAIGATIDFEAGHKSRAPKWMSQCGLEWLYRLYSEPQRLWKRYLVDSLPFFWSVGKQKFACYRFPYELKIQCLPLGELLQQAGLLSSSQIRQTLRLQANSNCYRFGELVVRQGYLNSKTVDFFAAELPQLIEFDCQLRLGEYLNKAGLLDRDQVAEALEYQRLTEKKFGEIIIQKGWINLVTLKWFIELQKQLVRVASNKELEVQIAR
- a CDS encoding Crp/Fnr family transcriptional regulator, with the protein product MHFSDSSSETSRPFSTWQSITDWAQEHYRDRIFNKDERIPTRPELIYLVGKGAIRLVGTPAKTTEVSTELSDELIAEAFLGFVGAGQPFETVEQAAFVIQAYAHVDRTQVIWLYWRDLENWPHFRQEVERAFRYQHQRKLLWLTALGQRKTIDRLASFLMLLIEEYGKAEPQGYCLPYTLTHAQIGSAIGSTRVTVTRLMGKLRRQGLIFPGDDNSICIPKTKLDRGL
- a CDS encoding glycosyl hydrolase family 57 produces the protein MAIATTNSKPLDITRHGLPNICGWESEIASLVNQERSIFLPNSNINIDKIKAGFACALHMHQPTIPAGANGELISNLQYMLEHQGEGDNHNANVFAWCYSRMGDWIPELVHNGCNPRIMLDYSGNLLWGIQQMGRNDIIDNLKKLACDLQYQPHVEFLGTMWSHAVIPSTPIPDIKLHIRAWQQYFAAIFGYDALQRVKGFSPPEMHLPNHPDTLYEYIKALKECGYRWLLVQEHSVERLDGSGLHHDDKYIPNRLVARNSNGETISITALIKTQGSDTKLVAQMQPYHEAKGRNRQQIGNVSVPGCVSQIADGENGGVMMNEYARDFQPVWYEIKDNSDVVGLNGTEYIELIEAAGAAPNNYPICQAAGQHKIWQKVDPDTATPEAVAKAIEELTATDDRFHTDGASWTDDLSWVKGYENVLEPMNQLSAMFHTKYDSLVAEDPEITKSAEYQEALLYVLLLETSCFRYWGQGTWTDYARKLYQSGKALLK